Proteins encoded in a region of the Vitis riparia cultivar Riparia Gloire de Montpellier isolate 1030 chromosome 7, EGFV_Vit.rip_1.0, whole genome shotgun sequence genome:
- the LOC117918845 gene encoding uncharacterized protein LOC117918845 yields MEQLLCFIFFHIFIIVLAPQLALAADPACRDTCGSLSVKFPFGTGVGCGSPRFQPYISCSQSSDGGDQLLLRTHTGVYPITSISYEAAAFTVTPPLMSNCTSMQPSPNLGLDWASPFQLGPSAFILLSCPPSLTSKASPPICDPSLSHLCASIYTCPSVVSLGLPLFPPTNSCCVYSPANFNTKGELDLHALKCAAYASVVTLGDYPTDPTRWEYGVVFKYTQGKFDNYGMDTKCYACDSSGGVCGYAPPSNSFVCVCGNGFNTSSNCNGYSFAGIWSSGSRPTRKAWWGVLAWLGVLASLTIGIPT; encoded by the exons ATGGAACAGCTTCTTTGTTTCATCTTCTTCCATATCTTCATCATAGTTTTGGCACCCCAGCTCGCGTTAGCGGCAGACCCTGCATGTCGTGACACGTGCGGCTCTCTCTCCGTGAAGTTCCCCTTCGGCACCGGCGTCGGCTGCGGCTCGCCGAGGTTTCAGCCTTACATATCTTGTTCGCAGTCGTCTGATGGCGGAGATCAGCTCCTCTTGAGAACCCACACCGGTGTTTACCCGATAACCTCCATATCATATGAAGCTGCCGCCTTCACCGTCACACCGCCACTCATGTCCAACTGCACCTCCATGCAGCCGTCGCCGAATCTGGGCCTCGATTGGGCGAGCCCCTTCCAGCTGGGCCCATCAGCATTCATCCTCCTCTCCTGCCCTCCGTCACTCACCTCCAAAGCTTCGCCGCCCATCTGCGATCCTTCTCTCTCTCACCTCTGCGCCTCCATCTACACCTGTCCCTCCGTCGTCTCTCTGGGCTTGCCGCTGTTTCCCCCCACCAACAGCTGCTGCGTCTACTCCCCGGCCAACTTCAACACCAAGGGTGAGCTGGACCTCCATGCCCTCAAGTGTGCCGCTTACGCGTCGGTCGTGACGTTGGGTGATTACCCGACCGATCCTACCCGGTGGGAGTATGGAGTGGTGTTCAAGTATACGCAGGGGAAGTTTGATAATTACGGCATGGACACTAAGTGTTACGCTTGTGATAGCAGCGGAGGTGTGTGTGGATACGCTCCTCCGAGTAATTCCTTCGTCTGCGTTTGTGGGAATGGTTTCAATACTAGCTCCAATTGCAATGGCTACAGTTTCGCTGGGATTTGGAGCTCCGGTTCTCGACCCACCC GGAAGGCTTGGTGGGGGGTTTTGGCTTGGTTGGGTGTTTTGGCTAGTCTGACTATCGGTATACCAACTTGA
- the LOC117918844 gene encoding 2-hydroxy-6-oxononadienedioate/2-hydroxy-6-oxononatrienedioate hydrolase-like isoform X1 — MAKCCSFTATRDWCFRLSFSNAGLRSTTSDLGDGTVMHCWIPKSRKENKPNLLLIHGMGANAMWQWADFIRPLIARFNVYVPDLVFFGDSYTTRPERSESFQAQCVMRMMEGHGVSRMNVVGISYGGFVAYRIAEQFPAAVERLVLCCAGVCMEEKDMEAGMFQVSSVEDAASLLLPQTPEKVRELVRISFAKPINTMPSCFLNDFIDVMCTEHLQQRRELVMALHKDRKLSNLPKITQPTLIIWGELDRVFPLELAHRLKRHIGENAELVIIKNVGHAINAEKPKELCKYLKSFLMDPLPPQSGKSSDGNKIDCKALEEK; from the exons ATGGCCAAGTGTTGCAGCTTCACAGCAACCAGAGACTGGTGTTTCCGCTTGTCCTTCTCCAACGCCGGCCTCCGATCGACGACGAGCGATCTGGGGGACGGCACGGTCATGCATTGTTGGATACCGAAATCACGCAAAGAGAATAAACCAAACCTACTCCTCATCCATGGAATGGGAGCCAACGCAATGTGGCAATGGGCAGATTTCATACGCCCCCTCATAGCGCGGTTCAATGTTTACGTCCCGGACCTAGTCTTCTTTGGCGACTCGTACACGACTCGGCCGGAGAGGTCAGAGTCGTTCCAGGCTCAGTGCGTGATGAGGATGATGGAAGGCCACGGAGTGAGTAGAATGAACGTGGTTGGGATCAGTTATGGAGGATTTGTTGCGTACAGAATTGCAGAGCAGTTTCCGGCTGCGGTGGAGAGGTTGGTACTGTGCTGCGCAGGAGTGTGTATGGAGGAGAAGGACATGGAAGCAGGCATGTTTCAGGTTTCGAGTGTGGAGGACGCCGCGAGCCTCTTGTTGCCGCAGACGCCGGAGAAGGTGAGGGAATTGGTGCGCATTTCATTCGCCAAGCCGATCAACACTATGCCTTCTTGTTTTCTCAACGATTTCATCGAT GTCATGTGCACAGAACACCTTCAACAGAGAAGAGAATTGGTCATGGCATTACATAAAGATAGAAAACTCTCGAATCTTCCTAAGATAACACAG CCCACATTAATAATATGGGGAGAACTAGACCGGGTATTCCCACTGGAATTGGCACACAGATTAAAAAG GCATATTGGTGAGAATGCAGAGCTGGTAATCATAAAGAATGTAGGACATGCAATCAATGCTGAGAAGCCCAAAGAGTTGTGCAAGTACCTGAAGTCATTTCTCATGGatcctcttcctcctcaaagTGGAAAAAGCAGTGACGGCAACAAGATAGATTGTAAAGCTTTAGAGGAAAAGTAG
- the LOC117918844 gene encoding uncharacterized protein LOC117918844 isoform X2, producing MAKCCSFTATRDWCFRLSFSNAGLRSTTSDLGDGTVMHCWIPKSRKENKPNLLLIHGMGANAMWQWADFIRPLIARFNVYVPDLVFFGDSYTTRPERSESFQAQCVMRMMEGHGVSRMNVVGISYGGFVAYRIAEQFPAAVERLVLCCAGVCMEEKDMEAGMFQVSSVEDAASLLLPQTPEKVRELVRISFAKPINTMPSCFLNDFIDVMCTEHLQQRRELVMALHKDRKLSNLPKITQAYW from the exons ATGGCCAAGTGTTGCAGCTTCACAGCAACCAGAGACTGGTGTTTCCGCTTGTCCTTCTCCAACGCCGGCCTCCGATCGACGACGAGCGATCTGGGGGACGGCACGGTCATGCATTGTTGGATACCGAAATCACGCAAAGAGAATAAACCAAACCTACTCCTCATCCATGGAATGGGAGCCAACGCAATGTGGCAATGGGCAGATTTCATACGCCCCCTCATAGCGCGGTTCAATGTTTACGTCCCGGACCTAGTCTTCTTTGGCGACTCGTACACGACTCGGCCGGAGAGGTCAGAGTCGTTCCAGGCTCAGTGCGTGATGAGGATGATGGAAGGCCACGGAGTGAGTAGAATGAACGTGGTTGGGATCAGTTATGGAGGATTTGTTGCGTACAGAATTGCAGAGCAGTTTCCGGCTGCGGTGGAGAGGTTGGTACTGTGCTGCGCAGGAGTGTGTATGGAGGAGAAGGACATGGAAGCAGGCATGTTTCAGGTTTCGAGTGTGGAGGACGCCGCGAGCCTCTTGTTGCCGCAGACGCCGGAGAAGGTGAGGGAATTGGTGCGCATTTCATTCGCCAAGCCGATCAACACTATGCCTTCTTGTTTTCTCAACGATTTCATCGAT GTCATGTGCACAGAACACCTTCAACAGAGAAGAGAATTGGTCATGGCATTACATAAAGATAGAAAACTCTCGAATCTTCCTAAGATAACACAG GCATATTGGTGA